agaacacagccttgctttacacctgtgcctattgggaagggctccgagagatcgttgcagtgtctgacttggcctcgctggtcttcatgtagctggatgatcatgctgaggaaccttgggggacatcctaaaggttccaagatttgccacaggcctttcctgctaacggtatcaaaagctttggtaaggtcgataaaagtcacatatagacccttgttctgttccctgcatttctcttggagctgcctgagaacaaataccatgtcggtggtgctcctgttagctctgaagccacactggctctctgggaggagttcttctgcaatggtgggcaccagtctgttcaggagtattctagcaaggattttgcctgtgatggagagcagggttatcccccggtagttggagcagtctgacttttcccctttgttcttgtgtagagtaatgatgattgcatcgcgaaagtcctgtggtagtttgccttgttcccagcaggtgagaagtactttgtgaagtgtgctatgtagtactatgcccccatgcttccagatatctggtgggattccatcaactcccgctgccttgccacttttcagttgcttgatggctttaacagtctcttctagggtgggaatctcatccaactctgttttcactggttgaagtggggtgaggtggattgctgaatcttgaactacgcgattggcactgaagagaacctgaaaatactccgaccaccggttcagtatggatgccttgtctttgaggagcacttggccatctgcactaccaagggactctgagcctgatatgatggaccatatactgccttcagggctttgtagaaccctcttaaatcatcagtgtctgcacacagctgggttctcgctgcaagcttggtccaccactcgttctgaatgtctcgaagcttgcgctggaggttgctacatacagcgcgaaaggttgcttttttcccgggacaggagggctgagcaagatgtgcttggtatgcagatctctttttcgccaataattcttggatctcttgattgttctcgtcaaaccagtccttgttcttccttatggagaacccgaggacttcttcagaggtcaacaggatggtagtttttaggtgttcccagagtgcttctggagagggatctgtgaggcaactggggtcctcaattcttgtctggagttttgcctggaaggcagctttaacttcggctgactgaaggctgccaacctgaaacttcctccaggggataccgcctctcctgggtgtagatttaaagtgaagacggagattacagcgtacaagacgatgatccatatgacattctgcactgggcattactcgggtgtgtaagacatctcgaaggtctatCTGGCGCACCAGagtgtagtcaataaggtgcctatgcttggaccatgggtgcatccaggttgtcttcaaactgttcttctgctggaagatagtgttggtaatggtgagctgatgctccgtgcagaattctaggaggaagcgcccgttatcattgcagttgccaatgccgtgtttgccaagtactcctttccaggcttccgagtctttacctactctggcattgaagtcgccaaggatgatcaccttgtcctctgtaggggtcttccgtacgaggttgcgtagatcagcatagaacttgttcttttctgcaggatctgcttgaagggttggggcatacacactgaagagtgttgcatgctgcttgttttgaagtgggaggtgcatggacatgatgcgatctgagtgacctgttggcaggttttcaagtttagaggcaatggagttcctgaccatgaagccgacgccagaaaggcggctctcagcctttgacttacccgaccagtagggggtatagccagcaccgtgttctcgaagactaccttcctcagggaaacggacctcactgagagctgctatgtcgatattcaacctgagaagttcgtgggcaactagagcagagcgtcgttcagggcgaccactatctactatgtcaagcatggttctgatgttccaacacgcaagctttagtctttgcacattttgtgaggcaggtgcatgccttttctttgttgttattttttgaccacaagtaaggatgcccgttgaccgcggctagccaactgaaGGGGGaggagacaagctttgtttaggccaccttttctaggcccctctccatacggagcaagcagtgctgtccctaaataaggctgcttggtcgttcagggtgctgctgaaaaatgctctcgtctccgggtcagcatcaggcgaccaataccctgaaccgcctacatgcaggatcgggactgcggcttccggTGGCATCTTCCATctgctgtttcgccccttgcccatcgctgtagGACTtgatatgttgtgggttgtggatgtggatacctttcaggcctgcgcagaggaatttttaggtgaagcacagtgtgcgcagtactggctccaccctttcaccttggggtcatctgccatggcccagtaagccaggacgccagcagcgagtcctccaggtggtagatgttacattaacgagctctgtctgcccgggcttgatgttagagttttccttctcttggctggcgaggttggtgagcccagcctgcccatccggttataccgccagacattcggtcacaccatgacgtggcaaactctgtgaaaaacgggggggacaagcgagaaggtgttgccacggatgcagtaatgtaggagaggccattgcagttaCCATCTGCCAGGcgtagccagacagtgaccacgcagcattcactacaccgggaaaggagaggcgatgtgttgcgcatacactttccctgggggggcaggacacccagagggagcccaccccccctaccaaagctgcagtactgcagtcctaaagctctgctcacgacctgagttcaatccccgacggaagctgggttttcaggtagccggttcgagatTGACTCAACCTTTCATCTTTacgaggttggtcaaaggaggacccggcttgctggggggaaagtgtagatcactggggaaggcaatggcaaaccaccccgtaaaaaagtctgctggtcaccccagagtcggaaacgactggtgcttgcacaggggacctttcctttcctccttatCTGTGTTCTCCTCCTTTTGGTTTTCAGCATATACAGGGAGGCAGATCTTCAGACTTGTCTTCCTGCAGATGCATACCAAGAACACTTTCCCCAGTTTGAAAGTCCTGCAatctcttaagagaatgctttGCTGAATGCCCTCGTCCAAGTGGGTAAAGGGGAGGCTGGCGTTGCTCCTCTGAGCACGCCGGGGAAgggaattaggcatttgtctggggtaccaagagggagcccaattcggcggCTCCCCACGTCCCGGCACCCGAGGTAAATGCCTAATTTGTGAGCCGgccctggcagcggctctccagaatcTTTCCTATTAGGCCTTggttaaaaagcaaaaaagagggcgGGTCAAAGCGGAAGGTTCGGTGGACGACCTCGCTTAACGAAACGGGACCACCCACCCTGCGCCTCCTTCtggagagagggaaaaaagggTCCCCGTGAACCATAAAGACGAAGACCTAGAACGCCGGAAGTGCTTTCTTATATGACAAAGGAAGACGGGTGTGCTCGAAAACCAACGGATATTATTATTCCTCCGCGAGCCGGGAGTAACGTGACTtccgggaggagctaagatggcGAGCCGCGCGCTGCTGGTGGCGCGAGGAGGCGTTTTCGGCGTTGCAGGTGGGTAGAAACGGGGCTGGCCggggactggggaagggaaggtggccCCCCTCCCGTCCCCACAGCCCGCCCTTCCGTGGGCTCTCTGGGGGCAGGGCGCGTGACCTTCGCGCTCCCCTCGAGAGCAGCGGCCCCTGGCAGCGTGGCTGGCGGACACCTTTCCGTCTGTCCCGGGAGTGCCCCGCGGCGGTGCTGCAGCTTAGCGGGCGCGCTTCTCTCCCTatgtggggaggaggggtggcGGCCTTGCCTGCTGGGCACGCGCAGTTGCAGCGCTGAGGCGATTCTGTCTTGCGGctgctcttcttccttttcctggcCGGTGAAAAGATGCCGTTTCTTCACGAGTCTCCTCTTTCTCACGCTCGCAAGGATAGCATGTCTTGCGGTGCTTATTATGTCTTGCGATTCTGTCTTGCGGTGGATGGATTCGGAGGGCGGAGCAAACGTGCGTGCCGTAGGTCATAgtgaagtggcacctttaaaaccaggaAAGTTTTAtttcgaatgtaagctttcgtgtgctagaagcacacttcatcagacaatagtatggaatggcaagcagtcctaaatataaagTGGGCaatgagttagtatgcagagttaTGGAaaatactaactcactgcccactttctctatatataGGACTGCTTGCTattccatacttttgtctgatgaagtgcactTCTAGCACTcgaaagcttacactctgaataaactttgttggtcttaaaagtgcaacttgactcttgcgttgttctactgcttcagaccaacagagctgcccatttggatctggCTTAGGTAATGTTAAAGGAGATGATTCCGTCTCCAGGTTTGAggagattatgggatggagaggCAACAGGGACTTGTATAGTTCATTGAGGAGGAAAGGGTAGAGTAACTTGGCCCTTTGTTTAGTTTGAGTATTGTATTATTTCATTGTGCGTTGCCTCTGAGGCATGTAAATAAAATACCCAAGCATTCAaatcagtcgggggggggggggggcggcagtagGGGCTTAGCAACCATGGCTATTTTCAGTGAAATTTCTGGAATTCCAACTGTTTATTTCAACATCTAATCCCGCTCCTGGTTTCCgtctaattttatatatatatcccaCAAACTCTTAGCAATTGGATTTTCAAGGTGAATTCCAGACTCAGAAAAAAACTGCATCTTTATAAatgcacacacatgtacacagaGGTCAGCAATAGAACTGaacaacataaaaagagccctgcaagatcTGGCCAGTGGCCTCTCAAGCTCAGCATACTGCTTCATGCAGCAGTGAACTGGTTGACTAGGAGGACCAACAAATAGGGTACAGAGACTGCAGCCTTCCCCAGATGTTAACACTCATATTTAGAGGTTTGCTGCCACTAAATatgaagcgccccccccccccccagtcactcTGACTAATTGCTGATGGAACTAATCTCCATGAATTTGCCTGCGCTTCTCAACATCACTACGTCAACATCAAATTCCACAATAGGAattgttgagtaaagaagtatttctttttctttttcccaaaTCTACTACTCATCAACTTCATTAGGTGCTCCAGCTCCATCATATTGGTTGCCCTATTCTGTCCTTTTTGCAGTTCATTATATCCTTTTCAGTCTAATTATCTTCATAATTCAGAATATACTCATACGTTCAGAATCATCATAGAAGTGCAAAAACTGATGGCATTGTGTTAAATAAAATGCCTCAACAGAGTTCTCATGTAGAATATGGAGATCCCTGGCCCTCCCACTAAACAAGAAGCCATATGCCAATAAAGTTATGTACTATTAGTTATGCCAATAAAttagttatgccaataaaggtgtacTATTGCTGATAAGATTTAAACATGCCAAATGACTGCATTGCTGTCTTTACATCCTCTTATGATTTTAACTACTATCAGAAGAACAGGGAGGACAGAAGAGGTTTGCATGTCACAGGAGTGGATTATTGTGAAAGCTAATCTTGTCTTTCTCTTGCAGGCATACGTAGCTGTCTGTCTCGATACTTGCAGGGTGTTATTGCCACGGTAAGAAGAATCCTGATTTTGAGGAATGTAGACATAAAAGTTGTTTCAGCCCTTAGCTTTATGGAGGGGAGGAGCTAACAGgctttattatatttattgttcTCCCTGCAGCCATCATCGTGCCCAGCCTTACATGGACAAACTTTCTTTGTACGAGGGCTTGCGGTTGAAGCCAAGAAAACATACATACGGGACAGGCCACATGTCAATATTGGGACCATTGGGCATGTTGATCATGGCAAGACCACATTAACAGCAGCCATCACCAAAAGTGAGAGTTTGGGGAAAGGGGTTGGGAAAGTTATTTCAAAGTTATTTCAGGCCCTTTCTGTAAAAAGTGAACAGACCTGGGATTTTGTCCTCCCCAAAACATTCCACCCATCCATGCATCTTATAAGCCATTAAACTAGGGACAGGCAAATGAAGGCCTCCAGGCGCTTTCCATCTGGCTCTAACACAGCCATGACCCCCCAAGATATCCATACAATGTTATGAACATTACAAGAGCAAAGGCCTTTTTCACCCTGTCCCTACTTATAAGCTACTTTCTTCCAAAATGAGATGTAGGCAGAGGGCTGTTAAGTCCTCTTTTGTTCAATGTGAAGAGAGGCTTTAACAGAACCTTGTCTTTATTATGCATCTCCCCTACTGTGTTCCAAGATGAGACAAGAGCAAAGAGCTTCTGAACCCCTTCTCCCCCAgcgtgaatggggggggggggaatggagctgcttgcttccctGCAGAAGTCAAGAGATGAGAAAAGGGGCCATGACTTGGATAGTCttggcaagcccaatctcatcacatcttggaagctaagcagggccaaccctggcaagtatttggaagggaggccTCCAAAGAAtattgggaggcagaggcaggctatatcAAGTCCCCCATGCCCCAGTAGAAGTTGTCAGATTGCCATGACTTCTAGGTACAAGCATGCATGCGCATATGCTACCCCCTTCCCCCCCGGccccaacaaaaaaaaagtaATGAGAAAAGGGGAGTAGCTGAAACATCTAAAGGAAACTCTCTGCCAGACTCCCACTGTTTACATGGGGAGAGGCGTTTCAAGAAATTTTCTCTTACACCATGTAATGTACTTGTGATGTTGCTGGCACTTCAGCTGTTACTCTGCCAAACACAGGTGCTGTAAAAATCAGTTGCCTGTGAGGGTACTTGAAGCCACCTTTTTCCTATCAACTTTGAGAGTATCTGATTTCTGACCTTTGCCTGTCCCATCCTCTCTTCCTCTAGTTTTGGCTGAAGCAGGAAAtgcccagttcaagaaatatgaAGAGATTGATAATGCACCAGAAGAGAAAGCACGTGGCATCACCATCAATGCCTCTCATGTAGAATATTCAACAGCCAATCGCCACTATTCACACACAGATTGTCCTGGGCATGCTGATTATGTCAAGGTGGGAATTGGGAAATGCAATCTGAGGAATATCTGAAAACTCAGAAGTTCCTTCTCACTTTTTGTACTTCTTGGCTGGAAGATAGCTTGGTGTTATTTCCAACATGTATTTAAGTACAGAGGTGATTGGGAGGATTTAGTAGACATGGAATGGCTTCATTGGGTCTGGAATACATAAGGGGCTAGTTTTTCAAAGGAATTGGTGTAATAAAGCAACCAAAATTTGCTAATGTTCTCTTTGTTCCCTTTAGAATATGATCACGGGGACATCACCTCTGGATGGCTGTATCCTGGTGGTGGCTGCAACGGACGGGCAGATGCCTCAGACAAGAGAgcaccttctgcttgccaaacaGGCAAGGCCGTGACCTGGGATTGTGACATTTTGTGCACTTCCAAGAATACTTTTGGGCTGCTTTTCTGAAGCATAGCTGGGAGGGATGGCCATGTGGGTTTAATTGTTTGATTTCTCTCCTACCCCCGCCCCCGCAGATTGGAGTGAAACACATTGTTGTGTACATCAACAAAGCTGATGCTGTAGATGACAAAGAGATGCTGGATTTGGTTGAGCTGGAGATCCGCGAGCTTCTCACAGAGTTTGGCTACAATGGGGAGACAGTTCCTGTCATTGTAGGCTCTGCTCTGTGTGCTTTGGAGGTAAGCAGTGTGCATTACAAGTTCTAAGTCATTACTTCAAATGAACCCTTTTTTGTGGCATTTCTTATTTTCCTTTGCAGCATCGGAACCCGGAGTTGGGTTTGAATTCAGTATTGAAGCTTCTGGATACAGTGGACGCACACATCCCGGTGCCAGAGCGGGAGCTCGACAAACCTTTCCTGCTTCCCATAGAGCACACCTACTCCATACCAGGTGCTTACCTCTTTGTTTCCATAAGTTGTTCCTTGTTTTGACATCTCTGTGGTGGGTGGATGTCATGACACTCTCTAGCTTATGCTTCAGACCCAGTTATTGTTTTTTTAGGCCGGGGTACTGTGGTGACAGGCACACTTGAACGTGGCGTTCTTAAGAAAGGGGATGAGTGTGAATTTGTGGGGCACAATCGGAACCTGCGCTCGGTGGTAACTGGTGAGTCTTGTCCACTTAATGACATCCTGAAACCTCTTAACCCAATCTATATATTCACTTTTCCTGATGTTGGGAGTGGTCCAAGTACTCTTGCACAGTATCCACCGCAAGAGGTAAAGGGGATGGTATAGAGCATGTGCAAAGAGTACTATTGTCTTGCCGTCAGGTGTGGAGATGTTCCACAAACAACTGGAGCGGGCAGAGGCTGGTGACAACCTTGGTGCTTTAATTCGTGGGCTGAAGCGGGAGGATACACGGCGGGGGATGGTCATGTGCAAGCCAGGATCTATCCAGCCGCACCAGAAAGTTGAGTGTCAGGTAAGCTGAGACATTGATAGGGTTTCTCTGAGAGTGATTGTGTTTGGAGTTTTCCTGCACATTTAAGAATTCTAGAGTGGATTCTAAAAAAAGAGCGGATGTTTACTCTTCGTTTGGAGTACTTGTGGTCACCCTGGCATGGTGGGTGGATTTGGCAGCCCACTCCCTAAAACCTGGTGTAGTGCAACAGTCCCAGCCACTTTCTTCTCATAGGTTTACATCCTGAGCAAAGAGGAGGGTGGTCGTCATAAGCCATTTGTTTCAAATTTCACACCTGTCATGTTTTCTCTGACCTGGGACATGGCCTGCCGTTTGGAATTGCCTGCAGGGAAGGTGCGTGTTTCTTCTTGCTGTACCTTTCAACCTTGATGTACTTTATTCTTTCAGCAAATAGCCTCACCTGGAGAACAAGCACAACTCAGTGATCATTGGTATTGTGCTTCTTTCCTGACTTCTTCCACAGGAGTTAGTTATGCCGGGGGAAGACACCTCTATAACTATGATATTGCGGAACCCCATGGTCTTAGAGGTGGGGCAGCGATTCACACTACGGGATGGACACAAAACCATTGGTACTGGAGTGGTTACAAAGACATTACCAGTGACTCAAGCAGATAAAGAGAAGTGGGAAGATTAGAATTACATCCTACATCAGCAAGTTTCTGGAAGCTGTTTCCTCTGATGGCTGCTGTGAAACTAAAGACTAGGGCGAGGCAAGTGAATGGGAaagagacaaaaatgtgagcatCTTCTCAAAGAATACATTTCATGTAAGCCTTGGAAGGGGATATTAAATGCATATGATGTTTTGTTCAGTCCTATTTCAGAGGAAAAACTggttaaataaaaaactgtacAGCTGATCTGAAGTCCTTTTAAGTAGCAACTAGTGTTTTTGGCAGGTCAATTGAAAGACATGGATAAGACTATGTTTCCATTAGTGAATCTGAGATTTACTCTACTTATTGTTTTCTTACATAGCTCATCCTGAAGAGACACAGACTTTATCTATGACGATAGATGGTGTATTGGTATAAACTGCATTAGTAGACAGGCAGCCCTGAATTAAGACCCCTTTAAAAAGTGGGATATCAAGGCGAAGTCTTCCCCCTTCCAGCATGGTTTTTCATTGATGGATCTttcctctatgaatctgtctaaacACCTTCGTAAAAAGTCATTCATTGCCATCACTATGTCCAAGGGCCGTCAACTCATTTATTTACTCATTGAaataaagtatttccttttgtctgtcccaaACAACTTCATTCACTTCTCCGAACGTCATGGAAGCAACAAAAAAGCTCCCTCTATCTACTTCCTTCATGCATGAATTATTTTATAAATCTATACTTGGTCAGTTCTCCTCCTTGCAACAGACTTTTGTTCATGGAGGGCCTATGCTCTCCAGCATAACATTTTATGGCATCCAGTGAGGAACATatctactttttttaaaaaatgaaaacatttaGTTTTTGTTGGCAAGCTAGTGTAAAACAGGGACTAGGACAACAAACTGTGCTCCAGCTGTCTTCTTTGGGTACTCAGCTCTCCCCCACCTCCCATCTGTGGTTAACTGTAGCCTAAGTTACAGAGCTATTGGATTCTACTTAGAAATGTGAAGCACTTAAAATGCCATATAAGTGGTGTACTATTTTACAAATTATGTATGTCTGAAATAACTACAGAATTAGAAATGCAACACGTGCACAAAAACCCACATAAACTTACTTCAAGTGGCAAAGTTCCTCTCTGAGGAACTTGCAGCTCAAGAAGAGCCCAAAACATAGATTTTAGTCTGCTCCA
The sequence above is a segment of the Heteronotia binoei isolate CCM8104 ecotype False Entrance Well chromosome 15, APGP_CSIRO_Hbin_v1, whole genome shotgun sequence genome. Coding sequences within it:
- the TUFM gene encoding elongation factor Tu, mitochondrial, coding for MASRALLVARGGVFGVAGIRSCLSRYLQGVIATPSSCPALHGQTFFVRGLAVEAKKTYIRDRPHVNIGTIGHVDHGKTTLTAAITKILAEAGNAQFKKYEEIDNAPEEKARGITINASHVEYSTANRHYSHTDCPGHADYVKNMITGTSPLDGCILVVAATDGQMPQTREHLLLAKQIGVKHIVVYINKADAVDDKEMLDLVELEIRELLTEFGYNGETVPVIVGSALCALEHRNPELGLNSVLKLLDTVDAHIPVPERELDKPFLLPIEHTYSIPGRGTVVTGTLERGVLKKGDECEFVGHNRNLRSVVTGVEMFHKQLERAEAGDNLGALIRGLKREDTRRGMVMCKPGSIQPHQKVECQVYILSKEEGGRHKPFVSNFTPVMFSLTWDMACRLELPAGKELVMPGEDTSITMILRNPMVLEVGQRFTLRDGHKTIGTGVVTKTLPVTQADKEKWED